Proteins encoded in a region of the Balaenoptera musculus isolate JJ_BM4_2016_0621 chromosome 5, mBalMus1.pri.v3, whole genome shotgun sequence genome:
- the LOC118895677 gene encoding growth-regulated protein homolog alpha-like: MARAATPATARLLRAALLFLLLVATGRRAAGAPVVTELRCRCLQTLQGIHFKNIQSVKVTPPGPHCGQTEVVATLKTVQEVCLNPEAPMVKKIINKMLNKDSSS; the protein is encoded by the exons ATGGCCCGCGCCGCGACCCCCGCCACTGCCCGGCTCCTCCGCGCCGCGCTGCTGTTCCTGCTCCTGGTGGCCACCGGCCGGCGCGCAGCAG GGGCGCCTGTGGTCACCGAACTGCGCTGCCGGTGCCTGCAGACCTTGCAGGGGATTCACTTCAAGAACATCCAGAGCGTGAAGGTGACGCCCCCGGGACCCCACTGCGGCCAAACGGAAGTCGT aGCCACTCTCAAGACTGTTCAGGAAGTTTGTCTCAACCCTGAAGCTCCCatggttaaaaaaatcatcaataagATGCTAAACAA GGACAGCTCCAGCTGa